One Streptomyces sp. R28 DNA window includes the following coding sequences:
- a CDS encoding SMI1/KNR4 family protein, whose protein sequence is MGAIGRSGVRERVQALARADEAREVFGAWDRYGGVGHHFWLADPLSEAEVAEAEAQWGISLPVEYRAFLLEVGAGGAGPGYGLTTLGRTDAGWLWSDPGRGTVHERLSSPFPGGEESVRAQAEHERKEPVESGFADEAAFHEAYRTWLEADERLYDWFSSGAVCLSHEGCGYLPLAGRVRSAAGASVD, encoded by the coding sequence ATGGGGGCGATCGGCCGGAGCGGTGTCCGGGAGCGGGTGCAGGCCCTGGCCCGTGCTGACGAGGCGCGGGAGGTCTTTGGGGCGTGGGACCGGTACGGGGGCGTGGGGCATCACTTCTGGCTTGCTGATCCGCTGTCGGAGGCCGAGGTCGCCGAGGCGGAGGCCCAGTGGGGTATCTCGCTGCCCGTGGAGTACCGCGCCTTCCTCCTCGAAGTCGGTGCCGGCGGTGCCGGGCCCGGCTATGGACTCACCACCCTGGGCCGTACTGATGCCGGCTGGCTGTGGAGCGACCCGGGCCGTGGCACGGTCCACGAGCGCTTGAGCTCCCCTTTTCCAGGTGGTGAGGAGAGCGTGCGTGCTCAGGCAGAGCATGAGCGCAAGGAGCCGGTCGAGTCCGGCTTCGCAGACGAAGCAGCGTTCCATGAGGCGTATCGCACCTGGCTGGAGGCGGACGAGAGGCTGTACGACTGGTTCTCGTCCGGCGCAGTGTGCCTCAGCCACGAGGGGTGCGGTTACCTTCCACTGGCTGGTCGTGTCCGGTCCGCAGCGGGGGCAAGTGTGGATTGA